The DNA segment CCGCATTGACAGATCTGGTAAATAAGATTCCTGGTATCAACACTACTGCCGCATCTAGTTGGCGATTCGAAGCTGAATTTGCTGCAAGCCGCCACAATGCAAATACCAGTGACAATACTTCCGCCTTGGTGGAAGACTTTGAAGCTACCAGTTCCGGCTTGACTTATCCGTTGTCTCGTCTTTCTTGGTACCAGGCTTCTCCGCCGGGTGGCTCTGAAAATGAGGCTTCTACATACATTGAAAACTTGGACTACCGTCATCAGGGCGAATTTATTTGGCACAGCAACATTACGGAACTGTACAAGAACATCTATCCTGCTGTAGGAAATTCCGATGTTGATAACCAGCACCTGACGGTGTTGAAGATGACTTTGCGTGCCAATGACAATTTGTCAGGAAAGTCCTGGGGCGGTGTGATGCGCCCGAATAGTTCCTACTATCAGGACATGAGCAACATGAAGTATATTGAAGTGGTTGCTCGTGGTAATGTCGGTTCTCTTTATCTTGATTTGGGCTTGATCAGTGAAGACCTTTCCATCAACGGCTATGCTCCTGATGGCCGTTACCAAGGTGAAAATGATCTTGGTACAACAACCGCTCTGCATGACAAGGGCTTGGATGGGTTGACTGGTTCTGATGAAACCCGTATTGTTTGGGATTGCCGTGTTTCCGGCTGCGTTGGCAAGGAAGTTAATTCCTTGAATTCTGATGCTTCTTCCACAGACATTGCTCGTGATAATTACAACGATGATCTTGATGAAGAAAGCGATCCTCCGGTATACATTAACGGAACGGAAAACAACTCCGGTGAACGCGCTTACGATACGGAAGACATCAATAAGAACGGCTCCCTGGATACAGACATTAGCTATGTCCGTTATCGCATCGATCTTTCCGATACGGTGAGAGCCCATTTTGAAGAATTGTATAATGGCTGGCGCAAGTGGCGTATTCCGCTGAACCAATACGATACGATTGTCTCCTCTACGGGTAGCGACTACCTGACGATTCTTTCTGAATCCCAGTATACAAGACTTTGGGTGGGTAGCTTGAATCCGGGTGTTGCCGAAGCTAAGGTCCAGGTGGTGAACTTGGCTGTGGTTGGAAATTCCTGGGAAGAAACTACCGTGGCTGACCTTTATCGAACCAGCTCCAATGAAAATTCCCAGATCGTTGAAGTGAATGGCGTTGAACAGCAAGTTTCTGAATCCATTAGCACAAAGGATACTACCTACGTAACGGTTTCTACCATCAACAACCGTGAAGATTCCAAGAAGTACCACAAGTCTCCGAACACCACTACAGAACGCGATTCTGAAACGAATGCTCCGTTGAAGGAAACAGCCCTTGTCCTTGATTACCATAACATGAGCCCGGGCCAGGAAGTTGGTGTCACTCGTATTTTCGAAACAGAAAAGAAGGATTTCTCTAGCTACAAATCCTTGAAGATGGAAATTCATTTCAAGGACTCTTCTTCTACGGATAAGGCTCCGATCCGCTTTGCATTCCAGTTCGGTGAAGGCTCTCTGGAAGGTTCCTCTGATTACTACGAATGGAGTTTCCGTCCGGTAAAGTTTAGCTGCAAGAACGGTGAACGCGAACAGGATTGCCATGAACAAAACTGGCTGGACAACGCGTTTGCAATGAACTTGCTGGAATTCTCTGATCTGAAGAAACGCCGTTCTCCGCCTTTCGTGACTGCCGTTGAAAAGGCCATCAAGCCGAAGAAGGGTGAAGCCGACCGCGAAGAAAAGATTCGCTTGGTTGGTAATCCGTCCATTACCAGCATCGACTGGATTCGCTTTGTGATTATTGCCGACTCTGGCGCCTCGGAAAGCGACCTCCGCGGTACCTTCTGGCTGAATGATATGCGTCTGTCCGATATGGATACGGACTGGGGCTATGCAGCTCGTGTCAATGGCCAGGTTAATTTCGCAGACTTCATTTCTCTGTCTGGCGCAGTCCGCTATCAGGATGGTAACTTTGCCACTTTGTCTACTTCTAATGGTTCTCCCAAGCCGAAGATTTCTGAGGCTGCATCTCAGTTGGATGTGGCTGCAGACTTTACGATGAATTTGAATAAGTTCCTGGATGATAGCGCTGGATTCCATATCCCGTTGTCCATGGGTTACCATACTTCGACGAAGCGCCCGTACATGAAGCCCACAGATGACCTTCATCTGAAAAAGAGTAACTTCATTGATTTGACTACGGACATGTTCCAGAATGAACTTAGTGTTGATTCCAAGTCCGAGGAAGAAGAACTGCGCGACAGTGCTGACTCCAAGGGCTATCAGTCCTTTGTCCGCGAAAAGAATTTCGGCATTAGTTTCCGCAAGGATTACAAGGCTCACGAAACCAAGCTGGGTGAATTCCTTTCCCAGGCACTCTTGGAACGTCCTGCATTTAGCTATAGCTATAATGAATCAGAAGGAAAGTCAACCACAACCGCAGACTCCACTTATTCCTACCACACGATTTTGGAATATAAGTTGGGTACCTTCAGCATGTTCAAGTTCAAACCCTTTGAAGGCTTGGCTAAGTATCCTTGGTTGAAGGAAATCGCAAAGACTGATTTCGAACCCTGGCCCCAGACATTTGACTTGACGTTGTTTGACTTGAGCTATGTTCGCTATGTGAACCAGAGCCGTGACCCGGATTATGTGGATCCCCAGGTAGATAAGGTTGTTACCTACACCACGGAATTGAACCATAAGCTGAACATGCGCTGGAACATTTTCTCGTTCCTTACTACAAGCTACTCCTTGAATATCAAGCGTGATATGTTCGGCGGTGGAGACCGAGAAGGTTTTGCAAAAGAAAACTTCTTTACTACACGTAATGGTGGCTTGTTTGCTAGCGGTTATGTTTTCGACTTTGACCATACAGACCGCAAGGTGTATGTGTCTGTAGATAGCAGTAGATCTGTCGATATTCCTTATGACACCGTTGCAACCGTGCTGCCCAATGGTGATACCATGACCATCGATATGCAGAACCCGGATTCTTACCAGATCCTTTCTGAAAAGACCGTGTTCTACAAGGTGGATAGTGTGGGCCGCAAGCAGTACGGTCGTTCCTATGGTATTTTGCGTAACGAACGTTCTCGTTCACAGCAGTTCAAGATTGGTTTCAATCCTCGCATTGTTCCGTTCCTGCCGTTTAGCATGAACTTCAATTCTGACTTTAACCAGTTGAAGACTATCCCCAATGACTTTGACTTGAGGGATGAAACGGATATTGATAAGAACTACTGGACAATTTCTCAGACCAGCCGATTTGAATTCTCTCCGTCCTTTAAGGTTCTTGACTTCGTTAAGAACTTTGGCGGCAAGGAATCTGCCGTTACCAAGGCCTTTGAAAAGATCAAGTGGCGTGAAGTAAAGTTCAACTGGAATGCAAGTACGAATACTGTGGGTGAAAACTTCACCTTGGCTCAGCTGTACGAAGATCAGCGTGTTACTCCGCTTCAGTACTACTTGTACGGCTTGGGACTTGGTAATGGTTACCGTAATCGTGGCCTTTGGAATATCGTCTCTGGCGACATGGGCCTGGATCATCGCGATGATTATAGGGGCTTTGGTCAGTATCGAAACCACCATGTGGATACTCTTGTCTATCAGGGTAATTTTAGACATACCGTGTCTCGTCAGTTCCAGATCAACACTGGTATTACGCTGCCTATCTGGGATATTGGTTTGACCGGTGACTTGCAGTGGAAGCAGGATTTTGCACAGTCTCGTGAATATCCGATGTATGTTGATACGACGACTGTTTGGCCGCGCATTGGTATCAATGTCAGTGTCCCGAATTTCGCACAGAAGGTCGGTTTCCTGAATTCCTTCCGCAGTGTTTCCACGAGCCATCGATTTGATTATACATATACAACGGCAGTACGTCCGTTCCAGAGCGCAGAAGATTCCTGGAGCCAGGTGATCAACTTCAACCCGTTGGTTCGAATTACCTTCTTGCTGCAGAACAGCATGCGCATTGAAAATTCTGTTCGTCTGAAGATTGAAGACACGGATCGTCGTCCGAAGGAAGAAGTTGTAGGCAGAACGGATTGGCGTCCGTCTGATCCGGCTGATTTTGAGGGCAACCCGAAGGATACCTCTGACTACTTCTGGGAAACTCCGTGGATGCATATGGAACGTTATAACGACTTCTCCATCAACATCGGCGATGACGTCACGGTTACTTATCCGCTGAAGCTTGAAAAGGCTGTGAAGATCTGGAAGTGGTTCTATAAATTCAAGGATGCAATTGACTTGAAGTTTACCGCCGGCTACGACTTCAAGAAAACTATCCGTAAGGAATACGAAACGGAGGCGAACTTCAATAGGGAAGACGCAGATTCTGGTACAGACGGGGTCTTTAGACAGTGGTCCTATACTTCCCCGATTACTGGAGAAAAAGAAGAGAAGACTATCTACAACCCGAAGCTCCACTTGGCCAACAGAACGGTTC comes from the Fibrobacter sp. genome and includes:
- the sprA gene encoding cell surface protein SprA — its product is MGVAVAAGFAWSQSDSASVVSASAENSDESPESAEAQDPAETEWQPTLQYISLPPSVNPLNGLLPFGGIGSSPRLMNTSKGQVFSHDIDVATREMDVSEKRVNSVSRDTTTLWSAHYPELTDYVADMYDIGRKSLWLNGLVGQANDGYETPETGSVFDITIPVTMPAWMRDFGLDKPKLMLQGTMDIRLKGYGEYDDAEGSTKTSLWPSPTLNYTPNFMVKGKIGPYITVEIQNVEEGLGAKDQVRVVYEESYKDEFEDYILQRVEAGTTNLSLTGTELTGYSENHQGLFGIKADWKLGDWRLTTIASQDGGSQEEYTLKANESTSEFQVLDKQFISYRYYFLNHDARKSYVKAAIAGQKTANYPATNLKLYRRGATNAVTGIIDDVTVVYKTIDGKTIEKKVERLAEIPSSDFTYDSKTGIVKINGVNRNTLIAASWSNDGTGRVGTTVRDRAKLVLIQWDAALSELTDIDKLMLRNVYNIGISDASSANFVLRMKDKSGIAGSFMKTLGLVDESTGSPLVNDATIFTKNASGSYTGEMWLPCKPLSEYSGANAMEKALQNCLEPLRLLDSTDAMAQLYNLPVYNLNRYTSRFYFESVGKRRNSTLSVRDPSSSYSVNGNSCMDISPGTEKVTAGSATLIRGTDYEVNYELGQIELLSERALDPNKEIKVSFECEPMFEIDNKLLLGARAELPLDLYGFGTGSMFGLTALYKSQSTTAKTPVLGSEPYSSALLGMNLRLQDSVPALTDLVNKIPGINTTAASSWRFEAEFAASRHNANTSDNTSALVEDFEATSSGLTYPLSRLSWYQASPPGGSENEASTYIENLDYRHQGEFIWHSNITELYKNIYPAVGNSDVDNQHLTVLKMTLRANDNLSGKSWGGVMRPNSSYYQDMSNMKYIEVVARGNVGSLYLDLGLISEDLSINGYAPDGRYQGENDLGTTTALHDKGLDGLTGSDETRIVWDCRVSGCVGKEVNSLNSDASSTDIARDNYNDDLDEESDPPVYINGTENNSGERAYDTEDINKNGSLDTDISYVRYRIDLSDTVRAHFEELYNGWRKWRIPLNQYDTIVSSTGSDYLTILSESQYTRLWVGSLNPGVAEAKVQVVNLAVVGNSWEETTVADLYRTSSNENSQIVEVNGVEQQVSESISTKDTTYVTVSTINNREDSKKYHKSPNTTTERDSETNAPLKETALVLDYHNMSPGQEVGVTRIFETEKKDFSSYKSLKMEIHFKDSSSTDKAPIRFAFQFGEGSLEGSSDYYEWSFRPVKFSCKNGEREQDCHEQNWLDNAFAMNLLEFSDLKKRRSPPFVTAVEKAIKPKKGEADREEKIRLVGNPSITSIDWIRFVIIADSGASESDLRGTFWLNDMRLSDMDTDWGYAARVNGQVNFADFISLSGAVRYQDGNFATLSTSNGSPKPKISEAASQLDVAADFTMNLNKFLDDSAGFHIPLSMGYHTSTKRPYMKPTDDLHLKKSNFIDLTTDMFQNELSVDSKSEEEELRDSADSKGYQSFVREKNFGISFRKDYKAHETKLGEFLSQALLERPAFSYSYNESEGKSTTTADSTYSYHTILEYKLGTFSMFKFKPFEGLAKYPWLKEIAKTDFEPWPQTFDLTLFDLSYVRYVNQSRDPDYVDPQVDKVVTYTTELNHKLNMRWNIFSFLTTSYSLNIKRDMFGGGDREGFAKENFFTTRNGGLFASGYVFDFDHTDRKVYVSVDSSRSVDIPYDTVATVLPNGDTMTIDMQNPDSYQILSEKTVFYKVDSVGRKQYGRSYGILRNERSRSQQFKIGFNPRIVPFLPFSMNFNSDFNQLKTIPNDFDLRDETDIDKNYWTISQTSRFEFSPSFKVLDFVKNFGGKESAVTKAFEKIKWREVKFNWNASTNTVGENFTLAQLYEDQRVTPLQYYLYGLGLGNGYRNRGLWNIVSGDMGLDHRDDYRGFGQYRNHHVDTLVYQGNFRHTVSRQFQINTGITLPIWDIGLTGDLQWKQDFAQSREYPMYVDTTTVWPRIGINVSVPNFAQKVGFLNSFRSVSTSHRFDYTYTTAVRPFQSAEDSWSQVINFNPLVRITFLLQNSMRIENSVRLKIEDTDRRPKEEVVGRTDWRPSDPADFEGNPKDTSDYFWETPWMHMERYNDFSINIGDDVTVTYPLKLEKAVKIWKWFYKFKDAIDLKFTAGYDFKKTIRKEYETEANFNREDADSGTDGVFRQWSYTSPITGEKEEKTIYNPKLHLANRTVPSRTHEWFIRPAASYQFNKMASLSSYIEYRQIHEKLDDETAHLRQILQFELALLLKFN